The region GTAAATGCAGCAGAACCCCGTTTATCAGATATCAGATCTTACTGGGACTGGAGCCAGATTGGATCATCAAAAATTCCAATAATCCAGAGAACGGGAAAGTGCTAGGCTGCAATGCCATCTAGTGGCCACAGGAGAGGTCTCCCGCTTCTGGACCTGCGTGTGCTGGTTGTTCAGTTAATACTGAGAGCTGGAATGAAGGgtcagataaatggggttctactgtattcaatatattttataaagataaggagggtgagataatatcttattggaccaacttctgttggtgaaagaaagaaGCTTTcactgtgtaagctcaaaacctctctctctctctatcaagAGAAGTTGGACCTGACCTACCTTctctctctactatcctgggaccgATATAGCTACAGCAACACTACATACAACATACTTTAtaagacatttaaaaagaaagccTACAATTTAGAGCCTGAAACACCTGACAGTGGTCCTTTAGCTACAAAGAAAATCTCCCTGGACTATCTTGAATATTATATGTTCATACTGTGTTCCACCAGCCTACTATTAAACATATTTCAATTTAAAAGTAGGAATTTACAGAGGTAGAATGTAACAGCCTCATTCAGAATCTGGCCAAAAACCAAAAGGATATCACCTCAATCCTTTGTAGAGGTTACTTCAGGATTTGTAATGACCTCAAATGGTCAACATATTGGTTTTGCAGCTCATCTGAAAGGCAGCATTGCCAACAGTACAATGACCCTGAGacactatatatacacaaaaagaagaacaggagtacttgtggcaccttagagactaactaatttattagagcataagctttcgtggactacagcccacttcttcggatgcatatatgcatatatgcacaagtactcctgttcttctttttgcggatacagactaacacggctgttactctgaaacttatatatacacacactcagaTACTGGTGCAACAGAGACTCAAAGGGAAGCGCACCACAGTGTCCAGACTGGGCCCAGCAAGCACTGAGACAGGCCCCCACACTTTCCACAAGAGTAATAATTACATTCTTTCCACCAAGGGGCCTCCTCCAAGCAAGGTCCTCTAATACCTAGGGATGAACCTGACtcctactgaatcaccaacagTGCTCCCTACAGAGTGCTCAGATCTCTTCAAAGATCTGGAATTCCAATACCAATACCATGTATCCCTGCTCAGCTTCAGAGTTTGACAGGTACGAAGGCTGCAGTCATAGGTCTATGTCACATGCCTGAAAGAATTCAGATTTcctattgaaaaaacaaaactgaacgGAAAATTCTTGGGGTTCAGGAGTCAGAAATAATTGGGGTTCCACAGTCAAAGAGAACAGACTCATTCAGATCTGAAAGATGCAGCACCTTAGGCTATATTACTATGATTAAGAACCCTAGTGCCTGAGCTGTTTAAATATTTCAGAGCGTAGTTTAGCAGTACATGCTGCACAGAACACACAAAGGTCAGAGGTCAAACACCCAGGGCCTCTAATAATGCTGCACAGAGAGGAGATGTTTAACATCCCCTGGGGGAAACATGGACATTGGTATGTAAGTTTCAGAAGACACTTAAGTCGCCAGTtggaaagtgaaaatgaaaacaggGAAATTTTAGAGAATCAaaaaatgatgaaaggaacaACATCCCACCAAATAAATTCAGGGACATGGAAGGCATGCACAGTAGACCGCAGACATCTAACAAGCTACAAGTACTCTGGCATAAGCTGTGTGAAGCATTATCATCATGGCTACCAAGTCTCAAGGATTCCTGTGGCAGATTTGCCTGGTACTGCTGTTCTCCGCTGGAGTCATGTCGATGGACTGTAACCTGCTTCGTCACCAGCAAAGCAAATTTAACTGGTACAGTCTACAACTGCTGCAAAACATGGGTGGGAAGTTTCCTTTGAAGTGTCTGGAAGACAAGACAGCCTTCCAGTTTCCTCAGAAGGTTCTGAAGCCCAAATTTCAACAACATGCCAAGATGGCCATCCATGAAATTCTCCATCAGCTCTTCGGCATCTTCAGCAGGAACCTGACCCAAACTGGCTGGGAAAGAAGAAAGGTGGAGAGGTTCCTAAATGGGCTCGCTCTGCAGACCGAACGCCTCGAGACATGCCTACCTACAAAGGCCGGGGCCAACATTCTGAGACTGAAGAAATACTTCCAGAGGATCCAAGATTTTCTTACGGAAAAGAAATACAGCACCTGTGCCTGGGAGATTGTCAGAGAGGAAGGGCAGAGGTGTTTTCAATATATTGACAAGCTCACAGTTAGGATGCAAAAGTAGGCGACAAACATTTTACTATGAACATTTGAGAAGTTTGGGTGAAGCAGCGAACTGGGAGCAGGAAACCATCTGACCTCAAGCTTAAACTCTAATATGGACTTTGCGACCCTTTTCAAGTCAATGTATTTGACTCCATTTGCCAtcggtaaaatggggattataccATAAACTTCAGCAGGTGGGGCGGATTGTTTAAAATGCTCTGAAGAGGAAAAATCTTCAAAACTATATGAATGTACTTCATGTACTGTGTACGAAGTCTTATCCAAAAGCTAAGAAATATTTTAGAGGCCAAACACAGGTGGaggggaaaaatattttgcaattgttatttattttctttatgcaTTGTCAAACTTATCCTGATTGTGGGAAATGGAGACTGTCACATCTATATTTATaactatttattttctttgtgcatTGTCAAACTTATCCTGATTGTGGGAAATGGAGACTGTCAcatctatatttatatatttataactatttattttctttgtgcatTGTCAAACTTATCCTGATTGTGGGAATAGAGACTGtcacatttatatttatttatttatttaaaataaaagaatggcTAAAAAATTGAGGAACTAAAAAAATTGAGGAACTGGTTGGAATGACTGTAGTCTGTTGCATATGCTCTTGTGAGCCTCACATAATGTTTATGAGCTGAATGTAACTTGTATTGATCTaaggcagtgatactcagacctcagtgattcAAGGAACCAAATTAGCGAttaacattacccaaaagaaccgcagtagtgtgaattcactgtttcatttactttatatatctaaaaataaaattctcacagcaaaattactgaccaagtattattttatcaattacaATTGCTTAACAACAtcgtaaaagcatcctgattggttaattaAATCCCACTCTCTTACTATCATGTGCTACAaagccgcaggagacacattaaagagccacttgcagcttgtgagcctcagtctgagtatcactggtctaaGGAAAGACACAGAAGACAGACACAATGTGATCTGACCGGAAATAATAGTTTTCAGGGAAAACAAAGGTAGGGCAGAATCATAATGGATGGAAATTGGAAGCAAAATTAGAGACTTCCTGAATATCACCAGATCCACTAGGGGTGGAagatgtgtgaaaaatcaggttgAGAGTCAAAAGAGGACAAGCATTGCCAGGAAATGCATCAGGGTGTTCTTTAGCTAGGCTGAACATaaacattttacattatttttaaagactCTTCCCATACTCAGACCAAGACAAGGAGGACACAAACAGAAGCCAAGATGCTATGGTTAGTTGGGCTCTGGGTCCTGTAGGAAAGGCTCTTGGGGTGCCTTTTCATGCTGGTTTGTTTGAGGGAATCCCCACCAGCAGAGATCCAGGGAAAGGAAAAAACCCCATTTCTCCATTTTTGCTAAGCCCCTACTCTGGGACCCATGTCTGCATGCAATATGAATGAAAAGTGAATTCTCTGGTTTTCCTATCCATTGCgggaacattttaatattttaaccctagaatcatagaatagggttaccatatttcaacactgaaaaaaggggacactccacgggggcctggccctgccccaactccgccccagccctgccttaaccccgccccttcctctgagcaccctgcattccccctcctccctcccgctctgatcttggttgggggttgctaagtgcttccctgctccccattcaccccgcagcccctgcgccccccgcctgccctgcccctgcaccctctgtgagccctgctccccactcgccctacAGCCTCTGTGCCCGCCGCCTACCCTGCTCCTAcgcccccctgcagcctctgtgactccTGGtcctcactcgccctgcagcccctgcgcccccgcccctgcagcctctgtgcgccctgctccccactcaccctgcagcccctgcccccctcagtgagccctgctccccactcaccctgcagcccctgcccccctcagtgagccctgctccccactcaccctgcagcccctgcccccctcagtgagccctgctccccactcgccctgcagcccct is a window of Malaclemys terrapin pileata isolate rMalTer1 chromosome 6, rMalTer1.hap1, whole genome shotgun sequence DNA encoding:
- the LOC128839124 gene encoding interferon beta-like, yielding MATKSQGFLWQICLVLLFSAGVMSMDCNLLRHQQSKFNWYSLQLLQNMGGKFPLKCLEDKTAFQFPQKVLKPKFQQHAKMAIHEILHQLFGIFSRNLTQTGWERRKVERFLNGLALQTERLETCLPTKAGANILRLKKYFQRIQDFLTEKKYSTCAWEIVREEGQRCFQYIDKLTVRMQK